The following proteins come from a genomic window of Aspergillus oryzae RIB40 DNA, chromosome 4:
- a CDS encoding uncharacterized protein (uncharacterized protein conserved in bacteria), producing MPTFQDEDADAIKALKQPWETETLAQVRTGKVKPTFTTQEPSAIYKQIRRGPLAVNDLGCEGDEHAFEFHGGPEKALLQYSARHYTRWKKELPQSKALFVPGAFGENLVASNANEHNMCIGDVVRIGEVIAQVTGPRQPCYKLNHRFQVPDMSKRAQDLCRTGWFYRILKTGTIQAGDQMTLLERPNPQWTIATIQHYLYRDMRNEEMMRQIVEIRELGMEYRGIFINRLRKQYENQARRLEGAPEKALTIWKDYLLLTKVKETPRIVSLVLRAITPSEVPSPIVTGSHVRVRLNEGLIRPYSVVTGDSNQFCLAVALDEASRGGSRYIHREVQPGDMLQCGPITASFPLSTVADHHVFIAGGIGITAFIAAAQHCERLGYPYHLHYLVRSAEDIALKEYLSGLGSNVTIYDKSSGKVFNAKHTMEQIHEGTHVYCCGSERLQDSVLTVASSLGVSSSRLHFETFKAATSGDPFTADLAGSKTSIEVGEEQTLLDALREAGFDIPSSCEAGNCGTCRVGVKAGKVEHRGSGLMESDKNQAMLSCVSRGLGTVVLDL from the coding sequence ATGCCAACTTTCCAAGACGAAGATGCTGATGCTATCAAAGCTCTGAAACAGCCGTGGGAGACGGAGACACTGGCCCAGGTGAGGACTGGAAAGGTCAAACCAACCTTCACTACTCAGGAGCCCTCCGCCATCTATAAGCAGATAAGGCGAGGCCCTCTTGCTGTCAACGATCTTGGGTGTGAGGGGGACGAGCATGCATTTGAATTCCATGGCGGTCCGGAGAAAGCCCTACTGCAGTACAGTGCGCGGCATTACACCAGGTGGAAAAAGGAGCTGCCGCAAAGTAAAGCCTTATTTGTACCGGGCGCATTTGGTGAGAACCTGGTTGCGAGTAATGCCAACGAGCACAACATGTGTATCGGTGATGTGGTGAGGATTGGAGAAGTGATCGCTCAGGTAACAGGACCGCGGCAGCCCTGTTACAAACTGAACCACAGATTTCAGGTCCCCGACATGTCAAAGCGTGCTCAGGACCTCTGCCGCACAGGCTGGTTCTACCGTATCCTTAAGACAGGCACGATTCAGGCGGGCGATCAAATGACACTGCTGGAGAGGCCGAATCCGCAGTGGACCATTGCCACTATCCAGCACTACCTTTATCGCGACATGCGCAACGAGGAAATGATGCGACAGATTGTCGAGATTAGAGAACTCGGTATGGAGTATCGGGGAATTTTCATCAACAGGCTGCGGAAACAATACGAAAATCAAGCGCGCCGGCTCGAAGGAGCACCCGAAAAGGCACTCACAATATGGAAGGACTATCTTCTGCTcacaaaagtcaaagaaactcCCCGCATCGTTTCTCTGGTTCTCAGAGCGATAACACCATCGGAAGTGCCCAGTCCCATTGTTACCGGATCTCATGTGCGCGTGCGCCTGAATGAGGGACTGATCCGCCCATACTCTGTTGTTACAGGAGACTCGAATCAGTTTTGCCTTGCCGTTGCCCTGGATGAAGCCAGCAGAGGAGGGTCGCGATATATCCATCGTGAGGTTCAGCCCGGCGACATGCTACAATGTGGTCCCATTACAGCCAGCTTCCCTCTTTCAACGGTTGCTGATCATCACGTCTTCATTGCTGGGGGAATCGGAATTACAGCCTTCATAGCCGCTGCGCAGCATTGTGAACGGCTCGGCTACCCATACCATCTGCATTACCTTGTTCGAAGCGCTGAGGATATTGCCCTGAAAGAGTATTTAAGCGGGCTGGGCTCCAATGTCACCATCTACGATAAGTCCTCCGGAAAAGTGTTTAACGCCAAGCATACTATGGAGCAAATCCATGAGGGGACCCACGTATATTGCTGTGGATCTGAGCGATTACAAGACTCTGTTCTCACAGTGGCGTCTTCTTTAGGAGTCAGCTCCAGCAGGCTACATTTTGAGACGTTCAAGGCCGCTACATCTGGCGACCCATTCACCGCAGACTTGGCTGGATCGAAAACCTCCATCGAGGTAGGAGAAGAGCAGACACTACTCGATGCCTTGCGCGAGGCAGGATTTGATATTCCCTCATCCTGTGAGGCTGGAAACTGTGGGACTTGTAGGGTTGGGGTCAAGGCCGGAAAAGTCGAACATAGGGGCTCGGGGCTTATGGAATCCGACAAGAATCAGGCCATGCTAAGCTGCGTCTCTCGCGGTCTCGGGACCGTAGTTCTCGATCTGTGA